The Chaetodon auriga isolate fChaAug3 chromosome 3, fChaAug3.hap1, whole genome shotgun sequence genome has a window encoding:
- the swt1 gene encoding transcriptional protein SWT1 isoform X1: MGKQPMKRKHRDSLTSSDDDEKGSKEQDATKDCQSAGRKQDGNSQESCAEKWENCAFPTINDVSHSTHQIKKPLLAKKQATDRETRTESVSLPFHGGHCSSKAKHFISGKYYTARGNETVERGSSKPFNTNNAVTQRKEESSKGKRHEKSSQRSSDTLKKQLMSPSLVSAEQKARAQNVLSRRCRAEKPQRTGKDSKPIKSREPSKTSYICKNSVWQKREEVAKQKHQQHLEDKWKVTKRLCAPAKTPSSTTKQSSASGKHTTSVSSSHTMKNVTSVPQNVTLESHKTAKPSSAQQQARPVASPLPADFKIPKIVPPRPVRCAGDGSDAPTASRNLKHKTELSKTGSTVSSSKPGTVQPAHGCLDAARSFSPEGEDERSSLSGCPPATLDAVTEPWCDQMQVVEELHLARSEKRLEVKVMQSYGELTCMDIVPPEEGAASTQCEQPPRNHLILVLDTNILLSHLDYVKKIESHGLGAMGFPVVLIPWVVLQEMDSLKKNLSGSVAHLAVHAISYIYNSLKSRKPHLWGQSMQQAAKSSNGLNAENNDDRVLQCCLQYQSLYPDCALILCTNDKNLCSKALLSGVRAFSKNDLEAEFGKSRHGFQNIKPHVTPQVSSPMLSTNCTSVQPQRQERTDLSVGLREKDDKQPSTCLSGCISQLQDCLQEVLSDVLEAEMKAAYDDLWLEIVYLKPPWTLHDVLLCLKKHWIAVFGQIVPRKKLQTVVNLIKFFNSGIACETVDCSAIEEALQEAKELVTAFEKSSSRVPSALARMDNIFNKEEPQGESPACDVVMSDDDEDKQPMSVQFSHQEVWTLFENMWSNVVQISGEVFRALGFDLVTRQSAQPVGGPPPPQDALVCLHNLSSMVSQLLQALSSVVSSAPGLQEVQALLSVFHSNAILNVDSRLTANDLLDCVSQQDYRDKLRVGWSKFVELKGMLDCCIETTGQHTSFPMLS, from the exons ATGGGTAAACAGCCAATGAAGAGGAAGCACAGGGACTCGTTAACGTCAAGTGACGACGATGAGAAG GGATCCAAGGAACAAGATGCTACCAAAGACTGCCAGAGTGCCGGAAGGAAGCAAGATGGAAACAGTCAGGAAAG CTGTgcagaaaaatgggaaaattgTGCTTTTCCTACCATTAACGACGTCTCCCACAGCACCCATCAGATCAAAAAGCCTCTACTGgcaaaaaaacaagcaacagaCCGCGAAACCAGAACAGAAAGTGTCTCTTTGCCATTCCATGGGGGACACTGCTCTagtaaagcaaaacattttatttcaggGAAATATTACACTGCCAGAGGGAATGAGACTGTGGAAAGAGGATCCTCAAAGCCCTTTAACACCAACAACGCAGTTACTCAGAGAAAAGAGGAGTCGTCTAAAGGCAAGAGACATGAAAAGTCTTCCCAGAGGAGCTCAGACACATTAAAAAAGCAGCTAATGAGTCCCAGTCTGGTTTCTGCTGAGCAGAAAGCACGTGCACAGAATGTACTGAGCAGGAGGTGTAGAGCTGAGAAGCCACAAAGGACTGGAAAAGACAGCAAGCCCATCAAGTCCAGGGAACCGAGCAAGACCTCCTACATCTGCAAGAATTCTGTAtggcagaagagagaggaggtggcCAAGCAGAAGCACCAGCAGCATCTAGAAGACAAGTGGAAGGTTACAAAGCGACTGTGTGCACCAGCAAAAACTCCTTCATCTACCACAAAGCAGTCTTCCGCTTCAGGCAAGCACACTACCTCAGTCAGTAGCTCACATACGATGAAGAACGTCACATCAGTCCCACAGAATGTCACATTAGAGTCACACAAAACGGCAAAGCCATCGTCTGCTCAGCAACAAGCACGTCCAGTCGCATCACCACTGCCTGCTGATTTTAAGATACCAAAAATAGTTCCACCAAGGCCAGTACGTTGTGCCGGTGATGGCAGTGATGCTCCTACTGCAAGCAGAAATCTCAAACACAAGACTGAACTTTCAAAAACTGGGTCCACAGTAAGCAGCTCCAAGCCGGGAACTGTCCAACCAGCTCACGGCTGTTTGGATGCTGCTCGTAGTTTTTCacctgaaggagaagatgaGAGGTCATCTTTGTCAGGCTGCCCCCCAGCTACGCTTGATGCAGTCACTGAGCCGTGGTGTGACCAG ATGCAGGTGGTTGAAGAGCTTCACCTTGCCCGCTCTGAGAAGAGACTGGAGGTGAAGGTGATGCAGAGCTATGGGGAACTCACCTGTATGGACATAGTCCCTCCAGAAGAGGGAGCTGCAAGCACACAGT GTGAACAGCCCCCTCGCAATCACCTAATCCTTGTTTTGGACACCAACATTCTTCTCAGCCACCTGGATTATGTGAAAAAGATAGAGTCTCACGGCCTTGGAG CCATGGGCTTCCCTGTAGTCCTGATCCCCTGGGTGGTGCTTCAGGAGATGGATTCCCTGAAGAAAAACCTGTCGGGTTCTGTGGCACACCTTGCCGTTCATGCCATCTCGTACATTTACAACTCTTTGAAGAGCCGGAAACCTCACCTCTGGGGGCAGTCCATGCAGCAGGCCGCcaagagcagca ATGGTCTGAATGCTGAGAATAATGATGACagagtgctgcagtgctgtctgCAATACCAGAGTCTGTACCCAGATTGTGCTCTCATCCTATGCAC TAATGATAAGAACCTGTGCAGTAAGGCCCTCCTGAGTGGGGTGAGGGCCTTCAGCAAGAATGACTTGGAGGCAGAGTTTGGGAAATCCAGACATGGCTTTCAAAACATTAAGCCTCACGTCACCCCTCAGGTCTCATCACCAATGCTGAGCACGAACTGTACATCAGTCCAGCCACAAAGGCAGGAGAGAACAGACCTTTCTGTAGGACTCCGAGAGAAAG ATGACAAGCAGCCGAGCACATGTCTCAGTGGATGCATTTCTCAGCTGCAAGACTGCCTGCAAGAGGTGCTGTCTGATGTGTTAGAGGCTGAGATGAAGGCTGCTTATGACGACCTCTGGCTAGAG ATAGTTTATCTAAAACCACCCTGGACTCTTCATGATGTCCTGCTCTGTTTGAAAAAGCACTGGATTGCTGTCTTTGGGCAAATTGTCCCACGCAAGAAGCTGCAGACTGTTGTAAATCTCATCAAATTCTTCAACTCAGGTATTGCAT GTGAAACAGTGGATTGTAGCGCTATCGAAGAAGCCCTCCAAGAAGCTAAGGAGCTTGTGACAGCATTTGAGAAAAGTTCAAGCCGTGTTCCAAGTGCCCTCGCCCGAATGgacaacatttttaataagGAAGAACCGCAG ggggaaTCACCTGCCTGTGATGTCGTcatgagtgatgatgatgaagacaaacagccCATGTCTGTCCAGTTCTCTCACCAGGAAGTGTGGACCCTGTTTGAGAACATGTGGTCTAACGTGGTTCAAATAAG CGGGGAAGTGTTCAGAGCACTGGGCTTTGACCTTGTCACTAGACAGAGCGCTCAGCCAGTGGGAGGTCCGCCGCCACCACAGGACGCCTTGGTCTGTTTGCACAATCTGTCCTCCATGGTCTCACAGCTGCTCCAAGCCCTGAGCAG
- the swt1 gene encoding transcriptional protein SWT1 isoform X2, translating to MGKQPMKRKHRDSLTSSDDDEKGSKEQDATKDCQSAGRKQDGNSQESCAEKWENCAFPTINDVSHSTHQIKKPLLAKKQATDRETRTESVSLPFHGGHCSSKAKHFISGKYYTARGNETVERGSSKPFNTNNAVTQRKEESSKGKRHEKSSQRSSDTLKKQLMSPSLVSAEQKARAQNVLSRRCRAEKPQRTGKDSKPIKSREPSKTSYICKNSVWQKREEVAKQKHQQHLEDKWKVTKRLCAPAKTPSSTTKQSSASGKHTTSVSSSHTMKNVTSVPQNVTLESHKTAKPSSAQQQARPVASPLPADFKIPKIVPPRPVRCAGDGSDAPTASRNLKHKTELSKTGSTVSSSKPGTVQPAHGCLDAARSFSPEGEDERSSLSGCPPATLDAVTEPWCDQMQVVEELHLARSEKRLEVKVMQSYGELTCMDIVPPEEGAASTQCEQPPRNHLILVLDTNILLSHLDYVKKIESHGLGAMGFPVVLIPWVVLQEMDSLKKNLSGSVAHLAVHAISYIYNSLKSRKPHLWGQSMQQAAKSSNGLNAENNDDRVLQCCLQYQSLYPDCALILCTNDKNLCSKALLSGVRAFSKNDLEAEFGKSRHGFQNIKPHVTPQVSSPMLSTNCTSVQPQRQERTDLSVGLREKDDKQPSTCLSGCISQLQDCLQEVLSDVLEAEMKAAYDDLWLEIVYLKPPWTLHDVLLCLKKHWIAVFGQIVPRKKLQTVVNLIKFFNSGETVDCSAIEEALQEAKELVTAFEKSSSRVPSALARMDNIFNKEEPQGESPACDVVMSDDDEDKQPMSVQFSHQEVWTLFENMWSNVVQISGEVFRALGFDLVTRQSAQPVGGPPPPQDALVCLHNLSSMVSQLLQALSSVVSSAPGLQEVQALLSVFHSNAILNVDSRLTANDLLDCVSQQDYRDKLRVGWSKFVELKGMLDCCIETTGQHTSFPMLS from the exons ATGGGTAAACAGCCAATGAAGAGGAAGCACAGGGACTCGTTAACGTCAAGTGACGACGATGAGAAG GGATCCAAGGAACAAGATGCTACCAAAGACTGCCAGAGTGCCGGAAGGAAGCAAGATGGAAACAGTCAGGAAAG CTGTgcagaaaaatgggaaaattgTGCTTTTCCTACCATTAACGACGTCTCCCACAGCACCCATCAGATCAAAAAGCCTCTACTGgcaaaaaaacaagcaacagaCCGCGAAACCAGAACAGAAAGTGTCTCTTTGCCATTCCATGGGGGACACTGCTCTagtaaagcaaaacattttatttcaggGAAATATTACACTGCCAGAGGGAATGAGACTGTGGAAAGAGGATCCTCAAAGCCCTTTAACACCAACAACGCAGTTACTCAGAGAAAAGAGGAGTCGTCTAAAGGCAAGAGACATGAAAAGTCTTCCCAGAGGAGCTCAGACACATTAAAAAAGCAGCTAATGAGTCCCAGTCTGGTTTCTGCTGAGCAGAAAGCACGTGCACAGAATGTACTGAGCAGGAGGTGTAGAGCTGAGAAGCCACAAAGGACTGGAAAAGACAGCAAGCCCATCAAGTCCAGGGAACCGAGCAAGACCTCCTACATCTGCAAGAATTCTGTAtggcagaagagagaggaggtggcCAAGCAGAAGCACCAGCAGCATCTAGAAGACAAGTGGAAGGTTACAAAGCGACTGTGTGCACCAGCAAAAACTCCTTCATCTACCACAAAGCAGTCTTCCGCTTCAGGCAAGCACACTACCTCAGTCAGTAGCTCACATACGATGAAGAACGTCACATCAGTCCCACAGAATGTCACATTAGAGTCACACAAAACGGCAAAGCCATCGTCTGCTCAGCAACAAGCACGTCCAGTCGCATCACCACTGCCTGCTGATTTTAAGATACCAAAAATAGTTCCACCAAGGCCAGTACGTTGTGCCGGTGATGGCAGTGATGCTCCTACTGCAAGCAGAAATCTCAAACACAAGACTGAACTTTCAAAAACTGGGTCCACAGTAAGCAGCTCCAAGCCGGGAACTGTCCAACCAGCTCACGGCTGTTTGGATGCTGCTCGTAGTTTTTCacctgaaggagaagatgaGAGGTCATCTTTGTCAGGCTGCCCCCCAGCTACGCTTGATGCAGTCACTGAGCCGTGGTGTGACCAG ATGCAGGTGGTTGAAGAGCTTCACCTTGCCCGCTCTGAGAAGAGACTGGAGGTGAAGGTGATGCAGAGCTATGGGGAACTCACCTGTATGGACATAGTCCCTCCAGAAGAGGGAGCTGCAAGCACACAGT GTGAACAGCCCCCTCGCAATCACCTAATCCTTGTTTTGGACACCAACATTCTTCTCAGCCACCTGGATTATGTGAAAAAGATAGAGTCTCACGGCCTTGGAG CCATGGGCTTCCCTGTAGTCCTGATCCCCTGGGTGGTGCTTCAGGAGATGGATTCCCTGAAGAAAAACCTGTCGGGTTCTGTGGCACACCTTGCCGTTCATGCCATCTCGTACATTTACAACTCTTTGAAGAGCCGGAAACCTCACCTCTGGGGGCAGTCCATGCAGCAGGCCGCcaagagcagca ATGGTCTGAATGCTGAGAATAATGATGACagagtgctgcagtgctgtctgCAATACCAGAGTCTGTACCCAGATTGTGCTCTCATCCTATGCAC TAATGATAAGAACCTGTGCAGTAAGGCCCTCCTGAGTGGGGTGAGGGCCTTCAGCAAGAATGACTTGGAGGCAGAGTTTGGGAAATCCAGACATGGCTTTCAAAACATTAAGCCTCACGTCACCCCTCAGGTCTCATCACCAATGCTGAGCACGAACTGTACATCAGTCCAGCCACAAAGGCAGGAGAGAACAGACCTTTCTGTAGGACTCCGAGAGAAAG ATGACAAGCAGCCGAGCACATGTCTCAGTGGATGCATTTCTCAGCTGCAAGACTGCCTGCAAGAGGTGCTGTCTGATGTGTTAGAGGCTGAGATGAAGGCTGCTTATGACGACCTCTGGCTAGAG ATAGTTTATCTAAAACCACCCTGGACTCTTCATGATGTCCTGCTCTGTTTGAAAAAGCACTGGATTGCTGTCTTTGGGCAAATTGTCCCACGCAAGAAGCTGCAGACTGTTGTAAATCTCATCAAATTCTTCAACTCAG GTGAAACAGTGGATTGTAGCGCTATCGAAGAAGCCCTCCAAGAAGCTAAGGAGCTTGTGACAGCATTTGAGAAAAGTTCAAGCCGTGTTCCAAGTGCCCTCGCCCGAATGgacaacatttttaataagGAAGAACCGCAG ggggaaTCACCTGCCTGTGATGTCGTcatgagtgatgatgatgaagacaaacagccCATGTCTGTCCAGTTCTCTCACCAGGAAGTGTGGACCCTGTTTGAGAACATGTGGTCTAACGTGGTTCAAATAAG CGGGGAAGTGTTCAGAGCACTGGGCTTTGACCTTGTCACTAGACAGAGCGCTCAGCCAGTGGGAGGTCCGCCGCCACCACAGGACGCCTTGGTCTGTTTGCACAATCTGTCCTCCATGGTCTCACAGCTGCTCCAAGCCCTGAGCAG
- the swt1 gene encoding transcriptional protein SWT1 isoform X3 — MRRDPRNKMLPKTARVPEGSKMETVRKGKYYTARGNETVERGSSKPFNTNNAVTQRKEESSKGKRHEKSSQRSSDTLKKQLMSPSLVSAEQKARAQNVLSRRCRAEKPQRTGKDSKPIKSREPSKTSYICKNSVWQKREEVAKQKHQQHLEDKWKVTKRLCAPAKTPSSTTKQSSASGKHTTSVSSSHTMKNVTSVPQNVTLESHKTAKPSSAQQQARPVASPLPADFKIPKIVPPRPVRCAGDGSDAPTASRNLKHKTELSKTGSTVSSSKPGTVQPAHGCLDAARSFSPEGEDERSSLSGCPPATLDAVTEPWCDQMQVVEELHLARSEKRLEVKVMQSYGELTCMDIVPPEEGAASTQCEQPPRNHLILVLDTNILLSHLDYVKKIESHGLGAMGFPVVLIPWVVLQEMDSLKKNLSGSVAHLAVHAISYIYNSLKSRKPHLWGQSMQQAAKSSNGLNAENNDDRVLQCCLQYQSLYPDCALILCTNDKNLCSKALLSGVRAFSKNDLEAEFGKSRHGFQNIKPHVTPQVSSPMLSTNCTSVQPQRQERTDLSVGLREKDDKQPSTCLSGCISQLQDCLQEVLSDVLEAEMKAAYDDLWLEIVYLKPPWTLHDVLLCLKKHWIAVFGQIVPRKKLQTVVNLIKFFNSGIACETVDCSAIEEALQEAKELVTAFEKSSSRVPSALARMDNIFNKEEPQGESPACDVVMSDDDEDKQPMSVQFSHQEVWTLFENMWSNVVQISGEVFRALGFDLVTRQSAQPVGGPPPPQDALVCLHNLSSMVSQLLQALSSVVSSAPGLQEVQALLSVFHSNAILNVDSRLTANDLLDCVSQQDYRDKLRVGWSKFVELKGMLDCCIETTGQHTSFPMLS, encoded by the exons ATGAGAAG GGATCCAAGGAACAAGATGCTACCAAAGACTGCCAGAGTGCCGGAAGGAAGCAAGATGGAAACAGTCAGGAAAG gGAAATATTACACTGCCAGAGGGAATGAGACTGTGGAAAGAGGATCCTCAAAGCCCTTTAACACCAACAACGCAGTTACTCAGAGAAAAGAGGAGTCGTCTAAAGGCAAGAGACATGAAAAGTCTTCCCAGAGGAGCTCAGACACATTAAAAAAGCAGCTAATGAGTCCCAGTCTGGTTTCTGCTGAGCAGAAAGCACGTGCACAGAATGTACTGAGCAGGAGGTGTAGAGCTGAGAAGCCACAAAGGACTGGAAAAGACAGCAAGCCCATCAAGTCCAGGGAACCGAGCAAGACCTCCTACATCTGCAAGAATTCTGTAtggcagaagagagaggaggtggcCAAGCAGAAGCACCAGCAGCATCTAGAAGACAAGTGGAAGGTTACAAAGCGACTGTGTGCACCAGCAAAAACTCCTTCATCTACCACAAAGCAGTCTTCCGCTTCAGGCAAGCACACTACCTCAGTCAGTAGCTCACATACGATGAAGAACGTCACATCAGTCCCACAGAATGTCACATTAGAGTCACACAAAACGGCAAAGCCATCGTCTGCTCAGCAACAAGCACGTCCAGTCGCATCACCACTGCCTGCTGATTTTAAGATACCAAAAATAGTTCCACCAAGGCCAGTACGTTGTGCCGGTGATGGCAGTGATGCTCCTACTGCAAGCAGAAATCTCAAACACAAGACTGAACTTTCAAAAACTGGGTCCACAGTAAGCAGCTCCAAGCCGGGAACTGTCCAACCAGCTCACGGCTGTTTGGATGCTGCTCGTAGTTTTTCacctgaaggagaagatgaGAGGTCATCTTTGTCAGGCTGCCCCCCAGCTACGCTTGATGCAGTCACTGAGCCGTGGTGTGACCAG ATGCAGGTGGTTGAAGAGCTTCACCTTGCCCGCTCTGAGAAGAGACTGGAGGTGAAGGTGATGCAGAGCTATGGGGAACTCACCTGTATGGACATAGTCCCTCCAGAAGAGGGAGCTGCAAGCACACAGT GTGAACAGCCCCCTCGCAATCACCTAATCCTTGTTTTGGACACCAACATTCTTCTCAGCCACCTGGATTATGTGAAAAAGATAGAGTCTCACGGCCTTGGAG CCATGGGCTTCCCTGTAGTCCTGATCCCCTGGGTGGTGCTTCAGGAGATGGATTCCCTGAAGAAAAACCTGTCGGGTTCTGTGGCACACCTTGCCGTTCATGCCATCTCGTACATTTACAACTCTTTGAAGAGCCGGAAACCTCACCTCTGGGGGCAGTCCATGCAGCAGGCCGCcaagagcagca ATGGTCTGAATGCTGAGAATAATGATGACagagtgctgcagtgctgtctgCAATACCAGAGTCTGTACCCAGATTGTGCTCTCATCCTATGCAC TAATGATAAGAACCTGTGCAGTAAGGCCCTCCTGAGTGGGGTGAGGGCCTTCAGCAAGAATGACTTGGAGGCAGAGTTTGGGAAATCCAGACATGGCTTTCAAAACATTAAGCCTCACGTCACCCCTCAGGTCTCATCACCAATGCTGAGCACGAACTGTACATCAGTCCAGCCACAAAGGCAGGAGAGAACAGACCTTTCTGTAGGACTCCGAGAGAAAG ATGACAAGCAGCCGAGCACATGTCTCAGTGGATGCATTTCTCAGCTGCAAGACTGCCTGCAAGAGGTGCTGTCTGATGTGTTAGAGGCTGAGATGAAGGCTGCTTATGACGACCTCTGGCTAGAG ATAGTTTATCTAAAACCACCCTGGACTCTTCATGATGTCCTGCTCTGTTTGAAAAAGCACTGGATTGCTGTCTTTGGGCAAATTGTCCCACGCAAGAAGCTGCAGACTGTTGTAAATCTCATCAAATTCTTCAACTCAGGTATTGCAT GTGAAACAGTGGATTGTAGCGCTATCGAAGAAGCCCTCCAAGAAGCTAAGGAGCTTGTGACAGCATTTGAGAAAAGTTCAAGCCGTGTTCCAAGTGCCCTCGCCCGAATGgacaacatttttaataagGAAGAACCGCAG ggggaaTCACCTGCCTGTGATGTCGTcatgagtgatgatgatgaagacaaacagccCATGTCTGTCCAGTTCTCTCACCAGGAAGTGTGGACCCTGTTTGAGAACATGTGGTCTAACGTGGTTCAAATAAG CGGGGAAGTGTTCAGAGCACTGGGCTTTGACCTTGTCACTAGACAGAGCGCTCAGCCAGTGGGAGGTCCGCCGCCACCACAGGACGCCTTGGTCTGTTTGCACAATCTGTCCTCCATGGTCTCACAGCTGCTCCAAGCCCTGAGCAG